The region CACGGCGGCGAAGGATCAAGGGCTAGTGAATTCTTTCACATGTGGACTCGCTCGTCTCACGAACGGGCCAAGGCCGCGTATCGACTACGCCGATTTCCGCAGACAGGTCAACGCCGCGATTGACCAGAACGCTCTGCTTGGGAACGTCGAGAAAACGCAGTGAGCAACACGGCGACCGAGAATCGGCCCTCGGGAGGGTATGGGGGGTCGGCTATCCCGGCGGCCCGGGAAGAGGTCCCCTGGACCCCTTGCCACCGACCGCTATCACTACACGCCACGGAGTCGCGGCCGTCAAGCGCTTTCGGTGTGGAAGGGTAGATCACCTCGGCTTGGCAGTCGCTTGACGTAGGTCCTTCTTGGCGGGAGGAGGGAACGGCTTGCGCCGCAAGGTTTCACTTGTCTAACGCTGTGAACTCAACTCACGTCGGTTATTGTCGTGGTTAGGTAGATCGGTTAGCCTCGGCGTCGAAGATTCGCGCAACGAGCGGGCGGCGAGGGGTTCGTGTGGCTGATCTGGAGTACGCGTTAGTCGAGCGACCGCTGATCGAGCAGCTCACGGGGATGGGGTGGCGGCACCTCGAAGGCGCCCCGCCGGAGGCGGTCGTTCCGACCCTGCCGTACAGGTCGGGCCGCGCCTCCTTCAGCGAGGTGATCCTCGAAGACGTGCTCCGGACCACCATCGCGGAGATCAACCTCGATGCCGAGGGGCAGCCGTGGCTCGACGAGGCCCGGATCTCCAGCGCGGTCAACCAGCTCACCCGACTCCCGGCGAGCAGCCTGCTGGAAGCCAACGAGAAGGCGACCGAGCTGCTGATCAACGGCCACGTCGTGGAGGGCGTGCCCGGCTGGGAGGGCGGCAAGGGCCGCCGCGTGCACTACATCGACTGGGAGCACCCCGAGAACAACGACTTCACGGTCGTCAACCAGTTCCGGGCCGACATCCCCGGCTCGCAGGGCAACTCGGTCGTGCCCGACCTGGTGCTGTTCGTGAACGGCATCCCGCTGGTCGTCGTCGAGTGCAAGCAGCCCAAGGTCATCGACCTGACCGGCGCGGTGAACCAGATCCGCGACTACGCCGAGCAGCGCCGCACCGACATCCGCACCGGGAACCAGAAGCTGTTCCACACCGTGCAACTCACCGTCGTCACCAGCGGCGAGGAGGCGAAGCTCGGCACGTTCACCGCGACCGAGAAGCACTACGTGCCGTGGCGTGATCCGTACCCGCTGACCGCCAAGCAGCTCGCGGCGACCCTCGGCAAGCCGGAGGACACGCTGAGCCGCCAGGAGATCCTGGCCGGAGCGGTGCTCGACAAGGCCAGGCTGCTCGACATCGTGCACAACTTCGTGACCTCCATGACCACGGAGCGGGGCGCGAAGATCAAGGCGGCGCCGCGCTACCAGCAGTACCGCGCGGTCGCCAAGACCGTCGAGCGGCTGCTGACCGGCAAGACGCGGCTGCGGCACGGCCGGCAGGACCAGCGCGGCGGGATCATCTGGCACACCCAGGGCTCCGGCAAGAGCCTCACCATGACCTTCCTCGTACGCAGACTGCGTGCGACTCCGGCCCTCGCGGACGCCAAGGTGGTGGTGGTCACCGACCGCACCCAGCTCCAGGGGCAGCTCAGCGAGACCATGGAGCTCGCCGGTGAGCACCTGGACGTGGCGACGAGCGGTGCCAAGGCGCAGGCGGCCCTGCGCAAGCACGGCCCCGGCGTGGTCTTCGTGATGATCCAGAAGAACCAGGACACCGGCAGCGGCGGCACCGGCATGGCCGCGGGCACCCCGCTCGGCGAACTGAACACCGACGAGTCGATCGTCGTCCTGATCGACGAGGCGCACCGCTCGCACAGCGCCACGCTGGGCGCGAACCTGCGCGAGGCGCTGCCCAACGCCGCCCGCATCGGCTTCACCGGCACCCCCATCATGACCAGAAACAGCCGGCGCAAGACCAGCGTGGATCTGTTCGGCCCGTTCATCGACAAGTATCGGCTCAAGGACGCCGAGGACGACGGCGTGATCGTGCCGATCGTCTACGAGGTGCGGACGGTTCGCGGCGCCGTACGCGACGGCCGGGAGCTCGACGACATCTTCGAAGAGGACCTCGAAGGCCTGACCGAGGAGGAGCGCGAGCAGCTCCAGCGGCGCTACGCCACCAAGGGGAAGGTCTCGGCCGCCGAGCAGCTCATCGCGGCCAAGGCCAAGAACATCCTGCGGCACTATGTCGAGAAGATCCTGCCCGAGCGTTTCAAGGCGCAGGTCGTCGCCGAGGACCGGGAGGCGACCGTGCGCTACCGGGAGGCGTTGCTCGCCGCGCGGGACGAGCTGGTGGGGGAGATCGAACGGCTGCCGCCGAAGGTGCTGGCGACACCGCTCGACGAGGTGTACGGGTTGCGCAAGCGCGAGGCCTACCTGGTCAGAGCCTCGCGCCAGCTCGACCTGCTCAGGCGGATCGACTTCGTGCCCGTCATCTCCGAGGGCAACTCCGAGCGCGAGCAGCAGCTGGCCGAGTGGACGGACCCGGTGAAGCGGAAAGCCCGCATCGACGGCTTCACCCAGCCCTACGAGGAGTCGGAGATCGGGTTCGTCATCGTGCAGGCGATGCTGCTGACGGGGTTCGACGCGCCGATCGAGCAGGTGATGTATCTGGACCGGGGGCTGAAGGAGGCCGAGCTCCTGCAGGCGGTCGCCCGCGTGAACCGGACCTCCGACGGCAAGGACTTCGGCTACGTCGTCGACTATCACGGCGTCGCGGAGAACCTGCTGCAGGCGTTGCGTCTCTACGCCCGGGAGGACTACGACAGCGACGACGCGGCCGACGTCGAGAACGCCATGCGCGACCCGCAGGACGAGATCCACAAGCTGGAGCCGCGGCGGACCCGGCTGCGCATGCTGTTCTCCGAGCGGGGCGTGGACGCCGACGACGTCGAGAGCTGCGTCCAGCTGCTCGCCGACGACGAGTTGCGCGACAAGTTCACCGTCGAGCTGGCCCGGTTCCTCAAGACCGTCAACGCGGTGCTGCCCGACCCCGCGGCCAAGCCCTTCCTGCCGGACGCCAAGCACTTCACGGTCGTCAAGGTGACCGCCGTACGCCGCTACCGGGTGGACGGCGGCGAGTTCAACCCCTCGGCGTACGGCGAGAAGATCCGCGAGCTGATCGACGATCACGTGGTGTCGCTCGGCATCGAGCTGACGCTGCCTCCGGTCGCGCTCACCGCGCCCGACTTCGCGGAGAAGGTCGACAAGCTGCCCGGCCCGCGCGCGAAGGCGTCGGAGATGGAGCACGCCATCCGCCACCACATCTCCGTGCACGCCGGCGAGGACCCGCACCGCTACCAACTGCTCAGCGAGCGGCTGAAGAAGATCCTGGAGGAGCTGGCCGACGACATCGAAGCGCAGGTGCGCGCGTTACAGGGGCTGCTCACCGAGATCGTCGAGGAGCGGCCGGAGAACCCGCACGGGCTCGGCGACGTGGAGACCGCCCTCTACGGCGTGCTGCTCGGCGAGACCGCCACCTCCGCCGACGACGCGCAGGACACCGCCCTGGTGGACGTGACCAGGAAGGTGTACGCGCTGGCCGTCGAGACCGTCCACCGCACCGACTTCTGGAAGCAGGCCAAGCGCACCGACCAGGAGAAGTTCCGGCGGCGCATCTCGGGGCTGCTTTTCGAGGCCGAGGTCTGCGACGAGGACGACCTCAAGAAGATCTCCTCCCAGCTGCTCGACGTGATCAGGCACAACCAGCGGCGGATCCCCAAGCTCTGATCTGCTCTGACCAGGCCCTGACCTGGCATGCTGATGCCCGTGAGTGACTTCCCCGGCGTCCTGCGGGTCGGCGACCTCGACATCGCCGTGTCGGTGAGCCCGCGACGCACGACCGTGCGGCTCACCGTCGAGCGGGACGCCTCGGTCACCGCGGTCGTCTCGCCGCAGGTGTCCAGGGCCGAGCTGGTCAAGGTGGTCGAGGCCAAACGGTCCTGGCTGTACGGCAAACTCGCCGAGCGGCGTGAACTGGGCGAGGCCCGCCCGGCCCGGCAGTACGTGGACGGGGAGGGTTTCCCGTACCTCGGGCGCTCGTACCGGCTGCGGCTCGTCGAGCCGGGCCGCGAGGTGCGGCTGATCCGCGGGCGGCTGGAGCTGGGCCGGGGCGGGGGAGCCCGGGAGCTGGTCCGCTGGTATCGGCGGGCCGGTGAGCCGTGGCTCAGGCGGCGCGTCCGCCCCTGGGCCGAGCGGACGGGCGTCGAGGTGACCGGGTTGCGGGTGCTGCCGCTGGGCTACCGGTGGGGGTCGTGCTCACCGGACGGCAGGGTCAACATCCACTGGGCGACGATGCAACTGCCGCCGACGCTCATCGACTACGTGCTCGTCCACGAACTGGCCCACCTGGTGCGGCACGACCACGGCGCGGAGTTCTGGCGGCTGGTCGAGCGGGTGCTGCCCGGCTACGAGGGCTGCCGCGAGCGCCTGCACCGGCTCGGCCCCGACCTGTGGCTGCCCCCGGAAGGTCGCTGACGACACGAGTGGCCGGCAGGCGGAGTAGATTCCTGGCGTCGATCTTTCCGTCGCACTCGGAGGCGTGGTGCCTGACCGTACGGTGATCCTCGGCCGGTACGAGCTGGACCCCGTGCATCTCGGCAGGGGTGCCATGGGCACGGTGTGGGGCGGCCATGACAGGGTCCTGGACCGTCGTGTGGCGATCAAGCTGATTCGCTTCCCCGACGACCGGCCCGACCCCGAGATGGAGCGCCGGTTCGGCCGCGAAGCCCAGGTCATGGCCCGGCTGAACCATCCGGGCGCGCCTGCCGTCCACGACCTCGGGGCGTTCGAGGATCCGATGGCCGGGCGCCGGCTCTTTCTCGTCATGGAGTTCGTCGAGGGCGTCACGCTCGACGACGTCGTCGCGGAGCACGGGCCACTGCCCGTCGGGTGGGCCGCCGCGGTCGGCACCCAGATCGCCGCGGTGCTCGGCGCGGCCCACGCACAGGGGATCCTGCATCGGGATCTGAAGCCGGCCAACCTGATGGTCCGGCGCGACGGCACGGTGAAGGTCCTCGACTTCGGCCTCGCCATGCTGCACGATCCCGGCGCGTCGAAGCTCACGCGGACCGGCCAGGTGCTCGGCACCGTGTCGTACAGCCCGCCGGAGCAGATCCGCGCGGGCGCGGTGACGGCGCGGAGCGACCTCTACGCGCTCGGCTGCGTGCTGTACGAGCTCCTCACCGGTGAGCCGCTGTTCGCGGGGCTCACCGAATTCGAGGTGCAGGAGCAGCACGTCAACGTCGCGCCTCCCGCCGTGCGGTCGTCCCGCCCGGACGTGCCCCGGGAACTCGACGAGATCATCGCGTCACTGGTGGCGAAACGCGCCGAAGACCGGCCGGAGAGCGCCGCGGTGGTGCACGACCGGCTGATGGCGTACGTGACGGGGGTGGGCCACCTGCCCGGGATCACGACCGCCGGGCCGAGCGCCACGCGCATGTACGCCCACGCCGTCAGCCGGATCCTCCTGTCTCCCGGCCCTTCTCCTGGCGCTGCCGCCGCACCGGGAGTGATCCCGAACGTGCCCGCGGACGACGGCGGGCCGAGCCGGGAGGAGCTGGAGCGGGTCCGCCGCGAGGCGATGTCCCTGCTTCGCCATTCGCGGTACGAGGAGGCGGCCACGATGCTGGCGTCGGTGACGGATCCGGCGAGCCGGGCGTACGGCACCGACGACCCCGAGGTGCTGGATCTGCGGACCCAGCTGGCGAACGCCCTCTTCGAAGGCGGCGATCACCGGCGGGCCGCCGCCGCCTTCAACGGGCTCGCCCTCGACCTGGCCCGCCGTCACGGACCCGATGATGAGCGGACGTTCCAGTGCCGCCTGCAGGAGGCCGCCTGCCACGAGCGGAACGACGACGGCGATCTGGCGCTCCGCCTTCTGCACGACCTCCTCGCGGACCAACGGCGCGTTCATCCGGCCGGCGACCAGCGGACGCTGGAGTTGCGCAGGCAGATAGGCGAACTGCAGAAGAAGATCGGCGACCTCGCCGCCGCCCGCCACACGTTCGCCGAGCTGTACGACGATCTCTGCCACCGCTACGGCGGCGACCACCCGGCGACCGTACGGGTGCGTGACGGGCTCGCGGCCCTGGAGATCTGAGGCGGGTGCTTTCAGCGGACGCGGTGGGCGCCGGGGGCGGGGGTGGCGGGCAGGAACGTCGGCGGGGCCCAGCCCCGCTCGGCGTAGGCGCGCTCGACCGTCGTGCGCACCCGGTCCACCCGGTCGTCGGCGACGAGCGCGATGGCCGAGCCGCCGAAGCCGCCGCCGGTCATCCGGGCCCCCCGCGCGCCGCCCCGGACCGCGCTCTCGACCGCGACGTCCAGCTCCGGGCAGGAGACCTGGTACTGGTCCCGCAGCGACAAATGTGAGGCGTTCAGCAGCGCGCCGATCTCCTGTACGGCTCCCGCGCGCAGCAGCCCGATGACGGCCTCCACCCGGTGGTTCTCGGTGACGACGTGCTGGGTGCGGGCCCGCTCGTCGCCGCTCAGCCGGGACAGCGCCGCCGCGAGGTCCGTCACGTCCCGCAGGGACGCGACGCCGAGGTGCTTGGCCGCGTTCTCGCAGTCCTGGCGGCGCTTCGCGTACTGCCCGTCGGCCAGTTCGTGGTGGACGCCGGTGTCGATGATGAGGATCTGCAGGCCGTACGCCGACAGGTCGAACGGAACGGCGCGGCTCGCCAGCGAGCGGCAGTCGAGGAACAGGGCGTGCCCCTCCCGGCCGAGCGCGGAGGCCGCCTGGTCCATGATCCCGCAGGGCATGCCGACGAACTCGTTCTCGGCCTTCTGGCACAGTCTGGCCAGCTCCATCGGCTCCAGGCCCAGGCCGTGAAGATCGCTCAGGGCGAGCCCGACCGACACCTCCAGCGCGGCGCTGGACGACAGCCCGGCGCCCGTGGGGACGTCGCCGTCGATCATGATGTCCGCACCGCGGACCGGGAGGCCGGCGCCGCGCATCACCTGGATCACCCCGGCCGGGTAACGCGCCCAGCCCTCGGCCCGGTCGATATCGTCCAGCGCCTGCTCCTCGCCGGGCATCTGGACGGAGGCGATCCGCACCGTGAGGTCCTCGCGGGGACGCACGGCCGCGGTGACGCCCCACGGCACCGCGAACGGCAGCACGAAGCCGTCGTTGTAGTCGGTGTGCTCGCCGATCAGGTTCACCCGGCCGGGCGCGTGCCAGATTCCGGCGGGTTGCTCGCCGTACGCCTGGAAAAAAGCACCGGCAACGCCCACAGTCGCACACTCCTCGACATCCTCGGCCTCCCCGTAGGGTAGCGACCTTCACGGTCGCCGACATGCCGGGGCCCGGCTCGGGATGCCGAGCCGGGCCTCAGGTCGCGGATGTTACGTCGCAGGCACCTCGGCCCGCTCGTCCGGGACGCAGTGCGTCATCTTCAGGCCCGACACGTCGCGCGGGCCGTTCTTGCCGAGGGCGGACAAGCGCTGCCTGTCCTCGTCGGTCAGGTCCTGGCTCGCCAGCGGCTCCAGGTGCTTGACGTCGTCCGGCGTGATGCCGAGGCCCTCGCCGACGCGCAGCCCGAGGTCGTCCTCAACCAGCAGCAGATGCCAGACCATGCGCTCCTGGATCGGCCGGTCGCACTGCGACAGCATGGTGACGAAGTTCTCCACCAGGTCGTCGCGCTCCCACTGCTCCATGAGCAGGTAGCGCTCGCCCGCCTGCTTGTAGTCGTTGGTCCGCGGGATGCGCTTGCGGGTGAGCCTGCCGGCGATCTCCGGGCCCTGCTCGTCGTGCGTCGGGAACTGCCCCTCGCGCAGCCCGCCGGTGATCGAGGGCTCGTAGTTGACGTGCGGGTTCTCGCCCGCCTGGTCCTGCCGGTAGGTCATGAAGCCGTCGCGCTGGTTGGTCCGCACGTCGGCGTTCTTGGCCTGGTTGACCGGCAGTTGCAGGTAGTTCGGCCCGACGCGGTAGCGCTGGGTGTCGCTGTAGGAGAACGTGCGGCCCACCAGCATCTTGTCGTCGGAGAAGTCCAGCCCGTCGACCAGGACGCCGGTGCCGAAGGAGATCTGCTCGTTCTCGGCGAAGACGTTGTCCACGGTCCGGTCCAGGACCATCCGGCCGACCGGCTTGGCCGGGAAGATCTCCTCCGGCCAGACCTTGGTGTCGTCGAGCGGGTCGAAGTCCAGCTCGGGGTGCTCCTCGTCGCTCATCATCTGGACGAGCAGCTCCCACTCCGGGTGGTCGCCGCGGTCGATCGCCTCGCGGAGGTCCTTGGTCGCGTGTCCCAGCTCGTGCGCCTGGACGCGGGCGGCGTCCTCGGCCGTCATGCTCCGGACCCCCTGCTTGGGCATCCAGTGATACTTCACGAGGTGGGTCTCGCCCTCGGCGTTGACCCACTTGTACGTGTTGACCCCGAATCCCTGCATGTGCCGGTAGTCAGACGGGATGCCCCGCGGGCTGAACAGGTTGACGAGCATGTGCATGCTCTCGGGGCTCTGCGACATGAAGTCGAAGATGCGGTTCGGCTCCTGCCGGAACGTCACCGGGTCCGGCTTGAGCGCGTGGATCACGTCGGGGAACTTGATGGCGTCGCGGATGAAGAACACCGCGAGGTCGTTGCCGACGAGGTCCCAGTTGCCGTCCTCGGTGTAGAACTTCACCGCGAACCCGCGCGGGTCGCGGGCGGCCTCCGACGAGTCCCGCCCCCCGATCACCGTCGAGAACCGCACGGCCACGTCGGTGCGCTTGCCGGCCTCCTGGAACAGCTTCGCCCTCGTGAACCGGGCGATCGGCTCGCCGCCCCACGTGCCGTACGCCTCGAAGAAGCCGTACGACGTGGTGCCGCGCGCGTGCACCACCCGCTCCGGGATGCGCTCCCGGTCGAAGTGGCTGATCTTCTCCAGGAACTGGTAGTTCTCGAGGGTGGCCGGACCGCGTGCGCCGACCGTCCGCTGGTTCTGGTTGTCGTAGACCGGGTGCCCTTGACGGTTGGTCAGCACCGGGCGCTCGTCGCCGGGCTCCGGTCCCCTGCTCGACACGTCCGTCATGGGACGGCTCCTCTCGTATTTGATCTCTTTTGAGCTGTCAGTCCTTGTCAATGACTCCCTATCCGATTTTCGGCGGGGTATTCACGGGGACGGAGATCGGTCCGGCCCCGCCGGGCACTGCCCGGCGGGGCGGCGGAGGGTGGTCAGCGTGATCAGCCCCGCACGCGCGGCTCGCCGCGATAGGTGCCGAACGACCACAGGTTGTCCTCCGGGTCGCGCACCGCGAACTCGCGGGACCCGTGGTCGGTGTCGTACGGCTCCTGGACGACGCGCGCCCCCGCGGCGGTCGCCCGCGCGTACAGCCCGTCGGGGTCGCCGGTCACGACGTACGCGCCGAACGTGCCGGGGGCGAGGTTCCACTTGTCGTCCGGCGTCTCGCGGACGCTGCCCAGCATGATCCCACCGCCGGGCGGCCAGGAGAGCTGGGCGTGGCCGACGTGGTCGCCCTCGCCGAAGACTGCGGTCTCCTCGAAGCCGAAGGCCTCGACGAGGAAGGCGATCAACGCGCGGGCGTCCCTGGCCCGCAGCGTGGGCCATACCTGGGGTGCTGGTGTGCTGTCGTTCATGCCGCCGAGTCTGGCCGTCCGTCCTCGGCCGGGGCTTGGACGTTTCGGAACGGCACCCCCTCTTCGGCCAGCCACCGGCTGGGGGAGCATCCGGCGAGGCTCCGGAACTCGCGGGCGAGGTGCGCCTGGTCGTAGAACCCGCACCCGGCCGCGGCGTCGGCCAGCGCGAGCCGCCGGCCGGACGCCGCCGCGTCCTGGAGCAGGCGGCGGACCCGGTCGAAGCGGACGACCCGCGCCGCCTCCTTGGGGGACAGGCCGATCTCCTCCCGGAACCGGCCGTTGAGGTGCCGGGCGCTCCAGCCCGCCTCGCGGGCGAGATCGGACACGGTGACCCGGCCGCCGGTGGCCAGCATCCGCCGCCACGCTCGGGTCACCTCCGGCGGCCGCTCCGGGGTGGGGCGGGTGTGCCGGGACAGGACCGCGTCGAGAGCCGCGAAGCGGTCGTCCCAGCCGGGCGCCCCCAGCAGGCGCTCGCGCAGTTCGCCCGCCAGGGCGCCGAGGACGTCGGCGCCGTCGAGGTCGAGCCCGGACAGCTCCCCGGCCGGCACGCCGAGCAGGGCCCGCGCGCCGAGCGGCGTGAGCGCGAGCTGGACCCCCGACTGCCGCCCGTCGTGGGTGACGATCGCCGGGGCGGTGTGCAACCCGCCCACCAGCGTGTCGTACGACCCCGCCGGAGTGCGGGGATCGGGATGCGCCGCGACGACGAGCGGATCGTCCAGCGTGACGATCATGGTCAGGTACGGCGAGGGCAGGCCGCGGTGCGTCCCGGGCGGGACGCCGGCGTCGCGGTAGCCGCTGTACCACGCGACCAGCGGACGCAGCGGGGGAGCGGGCCGCCGCCGGACGTACCGCGCCTCCTCCCGCTCACCGTCTTTTCTGCCGGGGTCCTTGCCGGGGTCGGCTGTCCGCCGTGCCGATGCCGCCATCCGCCGCTCCTCCCTCCGCGTCCCCAGTCTCCCCGAAGGGCAACGCGTCAGTCACCGGCGCCCCGTGCCGCCCGTGTCACGTCTCGTGCCTCCGGCGCGTCTCTATAGGGGAGGCGGAGACAAGGAGGCCAGATGCCCGCGGTGACCGAGGGGCAGCCCGCGCCGGTCGCCAGTTTCGAGAGCAGCCGTGAGCTGCTCTTCGGGGTGGCGTACCGGGTGCTGGGCAGCGTGACCGACGCCGAGGACGTCGTCCAGGAGGCGTGGCTGCGGTGGGACCGCGTCGACCACGCCAGGATCGCCGACCCCCGGTCCTTCCTCGTCCAGGTCACGACGAGACTCGCCCTCGACCGGCTGCGGTGGGCGAAGGCCCGCAGGGAGGCGTACGTCGGGCAGTGGCTGCCCGAGCCGCTGCCGACCGGACCCGCGATCGAGGACGGCGCGGAGATCGCCGACTCGGTCTCCGTGGCCATGCTCGTGGTGATGGAGACCCTCTCCCCGCTGGAACGGGTCGTGTTCGTGCTCCGCGAGGCGTTCGAGTTCTCCTTCGCCGACATCGCGGTGATGGTCGGCCGGTCCGAGGCCGCGGTCCGGCAGCTGGCCCGTCGCGCCCGCTCGCACGTGCGGGAGCGTCGGCCCCGGTTCCGGCAGGACCGCGACGTCCGCAGGCGGGTGACGGAGCGCTTCCTGGCCGCCTGCCTGGGCGGCGACCTGCGGGCGCTGCTCGATCTGCTCGCCCCCGAGGTCACCTTGTGCATCGACGGGAACGGCCGCCGCGGCGTCGCCAGGAACCGGGTCGAAGGCGCGGAGAAGGTCGGCCGCCTGCTCGTCCGGGGCCTGCGCAGGGTCCTGCGCCCGGACGGCGCCGTGGTCGCGGAGACCGGCGACGCCGGGGATGACGCCGGGGACGACACCAGGGGCGACACCAGGGGCGACACCGGGAGCGGATCCGTCGTGGACGTCAACGGCGGGCCCGCGGCGCTCATCACCGCGGGGGGCGAGCCGATCGCGGTGATCGTGGTCGACGTCGACCTCGCCGCCGATCGGGTCACGCGCATCTGGATCATCGCCAACCAGGACAAGCTCGGGGGCGTCGAGGGCCGGCGCCCCGGACGACCCAGGCCCGTCCGCGCCGCGGGCCGACGGGCCGCGAGAGAAGCGACGCGGAGGCTCGGGCCAGGCAGAACGGAGACCACCTTTGAGTGAACTGAGAACCGTGCCCGAACGCATCGCCGGGCCGGCCGCATTCCTGGACGACCGCCTGGGCGCGGGCGGCTTCGCGAGACGCAACCTGCGAAAGATCTTCCCCGATCACTGGTCGTTTCTTCTCGGCGAGATCGCGCTGTACTCGTTCGTCATCCTGCTGCTCACGGGCACCTTCCTGACGTTCTGGTTCAGGCCGAGCATGGGAGAGATCGTCTACGACGGCACGTACGCCCCGCTCAAGGGGGTGGCGATGTCCGAGGCGTACGCGTCCACCTTGAAGATCAGCTTCGAGGTCCGGGGCGGCCTGCTCATCCGGCAGATCCATCACTGGGCCGCCCTGATCTTCATCGGCGGCATGATGGCGCACGCGCTGCGGGTCTTCTTCACCGGCGCCTACCGCAAGCCGCGCGAGCTCAACTGGATCATCGGCGTGGTGATCCTCTCCGTCGCGCTGTTCGAGGGCCTGACCGGCTACTCCCTGCCCGACGACCTGCTGTCGGGCGCCGGCCTCCGGGTCACCCAGGGGGTGGTCATCGGCCTGCCGGTGGTCGGCACCTACGTCAACTTCTTCCTGTTCGGGAGCGAGTATCCGGGCGAGGACGTCATCTCCCGCTTCTACTCGATCCACGTCTTGCTCCTGCCCGGCCTGATCCTGGCGCTGGTCACCGCGCACCTGATCCTGATGTGGGTGCAGAAGCACACGCAGTTCCCCGGCAGGGGACGCACCAACCGCAACGTGGTCGGCGCGCCCTTCTACCCGGCCTTCATGGCGAAGTCGGGGGCGTTCTTTCTGTTCACGTTCGCCGTGATCGCCGGTCTCGGCACGTTCGCGCAGATCAACCCCGTCTGGCTGTACGGGCCGTACAGCCCCGCCGACATCTCGGCTGGCTCGCAGCCCGACTTCTACCTGGCCTTCCTCGAAGGGGCGCTGCGCATCATGCCCGCCTGGGAGACCAACCTCTTCGGCACCGCACAGGCCGGCACGGTCCCACTCAGCGTGGTCATCCCCGCGCTGGTGCCCCTGGGGATCATCGTCGTCGGAATGGCGCTCTACCCGTTCCTGGAACGGTGGATCACCGGTGACCACCGCGAGCACCACCTCGCGGACCGGCCGCGCGACAACCCGCACCGCACCTCGATCGGCATGGCGGCCATCGCGTTCTACGGCGTGCTGTGGCTGTTCGGCGGCAACGACATCATCTCCGCGAACTTCCGCGTCAGCCTCTACACGACGACCTGGGCCGGACGGATCCTCGTGTTCGTCGCGCCCGCCCTGGCCTACATGATCACCTACCGCGTCTGCCTGGGGCTGCAGCGCTCCGACCTCGCGGTGCTCACGCACGGCGTGGAGTCGGGGGTGATCAGACGGCTGCCGGACGGCAGGTACGTCGAGGTCCACTCGCGACCGGCGGAGGACATCGAGGCGCATCTGCGCGGCCGGGAGCCGGTGCCGGTGCTGCCGTACGACGAGACCGTGCCCCCCAAGGGCTTGCGCGGGCCGATCGGCAGGCTGCGCCTGCGGATGTCCAGGGCGTACGGCGGGGAGAGGATCCCGATCGCGAACGGCGGCCCGCACGGCGAGAACGGGCAGGCCGCACTCCCGGCGGGCGTGTCCCCGAACGCCCTTCCGGACGGGCAGGAGCGCGCGCTGACGCGCTGACCCGTCTCCGGGACCGATGTGGTCCGGGCCGGCCGGCCCGGACCACGTTCGGCTGCTCAGCGGTCCTGTTCAGCGGTCCTGTTCAGCGATCCCGCTGCTCCGGCATCGCCCACCGCGACTCCGGCGGGTCGGCCGGGCGGATCTCGGTGAACAGCTTGAGCGTCACCGGCCGCAGCCGCTGCCACGCCTCGGCCGGCCAGCGCAGGCTCACCGAGGGGAACACGGTCTCCAGCACGATCTTCAGGTAGGAGCGGCCGGTGCAGGCGACCGGGACCTCCGTGCACAGGGCGGACAGGGCCGCCGAGGTCTCCCGCCTGCCGAGTCGCAGCCGGGCGTTCCCCATGACCTCGTTGGGGGCGTGTCCGGTCTCGAGGTCCACCGACTCCCATAAGAGCACGGGGGCCTCGTCCTCCTGCAGCCACGCTGGATAGACCGGCAACGGCAGT is a window of Microbispora sp. NBC_01189 DNA encoding:
- a CDS encoding serine/threonine-protein kinase, translating into MPDRTVILGRYELDPVHLGRGAMGTVWGGHDRVLDRRVAIKLIRFPDDRPDPEMERRFGREAQVMARLNHPGAPAVHDLGAFEDPMAGRRLFLVMEFVEGVTLDDVVAEHGPLPVGWAAAVGTQIAAVLGAAHAQGILHRDLKPANLMVRRDGTVKVLDFGLAMLHDPGASKLTRTGQVLGTVSYSPPEQIRAGAVTARSDLYALGCVLYELLTGEPLFAGLTEFEVQEQHVNVAPPAVRSSRPDVPRELDEIIASLVAKRAEDRPESAAVVHDRLMAYVTGVGHLPGITTAGPSATRMYAHAVSRILLSPGPSPGAAAAPGVIPNVPADDGGPSREELERVRREAMSLLRHSRYEEAATMLASVTDPASRAYGTDDPEVLDLRTQLANALFEGGDHRRAAAAFNGLALDLARRHGPDDERTFQCRLQEAACHERNDDGDLALRLLHDLLADQRRVHPAGDQRTLELRRQIGELQKKIGDLAAARHTFAELYDDLCHRYGGDHPATVRVRDGLAALEI
- a CDS encoding type I restriction endonuclease subunit R, which gives rise to MADLEYALVERPLIEQLTGMGWRHLEGAPPEAVVPTLPYRSGRASFSEVILEDVLRTTIAEINLDAEGQPWLDEARISSAVNQLTRLPASSLLEANEKATELLINGHVVEGVPGWEGGKGRRVHYIDWEHPENNDFTVVNQFRADIPGSQGNSVVPDLVLFVNGIPLVVVECKQPKVIDLTGAVNQIRDYAEQRRTDIRTGNQKLFHTVQLTVVTSGEEAKLGTFTATEKHYVPWRDPYPLTAKQLAATLGKPEDTLSRQEILAGAVLDKARLLDIVHNFVTSMTTERGAKIKAAPRYQQYRAVAKTVERLLTGKTRLRHGRQDQRGGIIWHTQGSGKSLTMTFLVRRLRATPALADAKVVVVTDRTQLQGQLSETMELAGEHLDVATSGAKAQAALRKHGPGVVFVMIQKNQDTGSGGTGMAAGTPLGELNTDESIVVLIDEAHRSHSATLGANLREALPNAARIGFTGTPIMTRNSRRKTSVDLFGPFIDKYRLKDAEDDGVIVPIVYEVRTVRGAVRDGRELDDIFEEDLEGLTEEEREQLQRRYATKGKVSAAEQLIAAKAKNILRHYVEKILPERFKAQVVAEDREATVRYREALLAARDELVGEIERLPPKVLATPLDEVYGLRKREAYLVRASRQLDLLRRIDFVPVISEGNSEREQQLAEWTDPVKRKARIDGFTQPYEESEIGFVIVQAMLLTGFDAPIEQVMYLDRGLKEAELLQAVARVNRTSDGKDFGYVVDYHGVAENLLQALRLYAREDYDSDDAADVENAMRDPQDEIHKLEPRRTRLRMLFSERGVDADDVESCVQLLADDELRDKFTVELARFLKTVNAVLPDPAAKPFLPDAKHFTVVKVTAVRRYRVDGGEFNPSAYGEKIRELIDDHVVSLGIELTLPPVALTAPDFAEKVDKLPGPRAKASEMEHAIRHHISVHAGEDPHRYQLLSERLKKILEELADDIEAQVRALQGLLTEIVEERPENPHGLGDVETALYGVLLGETATSADDAQDTALVDVTRKVYALAVETVHRTDFWKQAKRTDQEKFRRRISGLLFEAEVCDEDDLKKISSQLLDVIRHNQRRIPKL
- a CDS encoding SprT family zinc-dependent metalloprotease; translation: MSDFPGVLRVGDLDIAVSVSPRRTTVRLTVERDASVTAVVSPQVSRAELVKVVEAKRSWLYGKLAERRELGEARPARQYVDGEGFPYLGRSYRLRLVEPGREVRLIRGRLELGRGGGARELVRWYRRAGEPWLRRRVRPWAERTGVEVTGLRVLPLGYRWGSCSPDGRVNIHWATMQLPPTLIDYVLVHELAHLVRHDHGAEFWRLVERVLPGYEGCRERLHRLGPDLWLPPEGR